The stretch of DNA ATTGAGAAGGTAAGACATGTAATTGTGCTGTGACCTAACTCCAACAGAGGGAGAACAAATGAGTCATTTGGATATGGTGTTCATCTCATTAAAAGAAGACTATGCCTAAATATTTGGATGGTTTTAAGTTTTATACATCATTAGagtaaataaaaaaaactaaCAGTATTAGTTCACCAATTAAAGTCACATTAGGGAACTTAGCTATAAATAATCTTCAGTAACCtggtaaagtaaaaaaaaaatgatttaCACTGACACtaacagtatatatatatatatatatatatatatatatatatatatatatatatatatatatagcttaaacACTATTTGGATGACCAAAACAATAGTATTGATTACTTCATCAGTTCACTTTTACTTCTCTATTTTATCTTTATCATTAACTACtcatttcttaaattatttttcaacatttttagaaatGCTATTATTATTTTAGGTAAATTTTGGTCGGGGTTAGTGAGAGGATTTTTAATAAGGAAATcaatacataaataaatattacTCCTACAATGCAAAACCTAATCTAATACTAGTCCTTACAAACATCCAAATTTCCCTTCCCACGTTCCCACATCAAACTCTACTTTTCTTGCACTTCCAGATAAGGTCATCTTTTCAAATACCATTGACATCAACATGagatttcttttttcattttagcGAAAATGACCTTTTAACTCACGCGAATACGAGCACTCATGCACAAGTGAAGGGCTAAATTTTTTTTGAACTAAAGTATCAATTAAAATGAAATGGAAGGAATATAATAAGTAGTTATCAGATTAATTAGTAAATTTTAGTCGTAAATACCAAACATCaactaaggaaaaaaaaaaattggccaGGGCTAGTGTGAAAGCTACAAACTTCCAAACATTATGGAAACATAAGAAGATAAAATGATTAATCCAAAAGCTATTGAAATAAAACTTGAACAACATGGCATTACCTTACAAACTTCAAATCCCATACAACACAAAACACCTTAAACCCAACCCCAACCCCACCCAACTAATTTAACAAAGCAAATCCTAGGTCTAATAGTCCTAATCCATACTCCCCTTCCCCACATCAAACTCTATTTTTCTTGCACTTACAAATTAAATAAGATCCTCTTCACTCACCACCAATGTCAAATGTCATTGACATCAATATATGAGCTTTTTTGCTCCATTTTAGTGACAGAAAATAACCTTAAGCTCACGCGGAGACGAGCACTCATGCATAAGTGAAGGGCTATCATGAGCATAAGTAAAAGTAGCAGGACAAGCATGCTTAAAAAACTCTGAATAACTCGAACCCTTACAAGTCTGTGGACTATTAAAATGATTCCTACAACAGAGTTCATCAGTTTTAAATGCCTCACACCCACTCTTACACCCAACAACTGGTCCATGTCCACCATGTGACCTTAACTGCAAAACTGCTGGACAAGTTTGCAAAATTTCAGCCCTGCACCCAACCACTGGACACTGTCCTTTACCtgttacaaaaaaaaaagtaagaaaaaaaaaaaggaaaatctaTACTGTATAGATAGCCATGCTCTAAAATAATAGTCcgacaaatataatttttttatatttaaaaaacaaaaatatgcgAAATTTGAACATAATTAGTGTATATTTGACAAGCAGTGATAATTATTTTCAGTCCAACGGCCAACTGCGTTAAAAGCCTAAGAAAAACGCTTTCAGCATGAAAACAACCTTTCTTAATAGAGGTTGTCTACAAAATTTAGACAAATCTCTacataatataataaagtaaCAGTATATTACAAATTAGCTTAGTCACTTCTCATAAAAACCCTAAATGAAAATAGTTTAAGAGACTATTCGGAATATTCATATTTCATGAAGagacataattaaaaattatgtaaataagaaatatttatttttaagattTTGAATAAAaagttttaaataaaaataaagaacttTCAAATATTCCAGTTGTAATATATAAAGCTTCCAAACTCATTTTTACCTTATAATGTGACATCCTACTTTATATATAGCTGGATTTACGTTGTATTTACACTTTTAGCAGGCATTAtgtcaagttttggaagatttttttTTGAAGTGTTTTCAAAATGACATAATAAATACAGTCAAACTTCTctataaaaatattattgttcCATTTTTTTTTGTTATAGCGAAATGatgatataaaaaatatatattataacattaGCATGAAAATTTATTGcataaaaaatttaacttttatagtgaatgactgttatagAGTGATACTATTACACATTACACAGAGAACTTTGAATGAAATTTTTTTTTAGAGGTTACTAAATTCTTACTTTTCATGAATAATTACTTGTAAATATACTACGTTTTTTGTTGTCTTTTTTTTCACGATACATAAAAATTAAACTCTATATTACAAATTAATTTAGCATTACCTTCGTGTGGAGTTACAGTTAGAGGAATATTGAAACCATCGACAAGGCTAACACCATAAGACGAGAAATCAGCATGTCCATGGTGTAGAACAAACTGTGCCAACGTGGCAGGGGTGGCCCCACCAAGTCCATCACACTCTATACGGCCCCCACAGTCGCCGGTGGCGCAGTTGAACTTACCGTGAGCGTAACTACAGCCAGTTCTAGCCCAGATTCTACCGGACCAATGGGTAGTCGGTGCAGCAAAAGAGCGGTGTGTGAGTGTGTGAAGTGCAAAGCCGCCGCGTTCGAGAACTGGGTGTCCGGCATTTGGTTGAATGGCTGGCCAGATAGTGTAAGGACAGTTGTTAACTAGGGTTAGAATTAAACCAGAGTAAGTGGCTTGAGAGAGAGCACAAAGGGTTAAAAAGAGAGAGAGTGAAAGTAAAGTTTTTGTAGATGAAGAAGCCATGGTTAGTTTTTGACTGATGCCAAATGGTTGATAGCTGAGTGGTGTTTATATAGGGGGGAAAGTgaagtagagagagagagagaaatgacAAAATTGTCCATTATTTGTGTTTTTTGTTTCAAATCGACAATGTTGAGGATTTATCAGAAACAATTTTAATAAAAGTAAGTAAATTTTGCGTATTTACTTTTCTTATATTCTATTTGTGAAATTATGTCGAATTTGTATTGGTTTTATGCCCGATATCAGATAGAGGCTCCCACTTAATTTGAATATACACTAAGATCCATTGAAAAAATATTCTTTCAACCTGATTTTTTTCAATCTTATAATTTGAATCCGAGAGCTTTAATTAAAGGTGAGAAGATATAACTCATCTCACCACAACTTTAGTAGGACAAAGTTTAGTAGTACGAGATGACGAAATTGTCCATTGTTTGTTCGTTCATTGAAACTAGAATAGCAATAGTAAAAGGGAAAGTGTGTGCTGGTTTTGAGGCAAGTAAAGTCCTTGAACGATGCGACTTTCTGACTCGGAAAAGATTCATTTTTTTTCAAAGGGAAATGAGAGTTGCTATTATCGTCtttgtttatttatttagaaGTAAAAGGAGGAAATGGGATGAGACTATTAACTGACGAACTAGTGTCCTATAATTTATTGCATTTCACTGAGGAGTATTCTTTTCTATTCTTTGGGTTTTCCTGTTGTTAAGTATGAAAATCACAGGTTCACTAAAATTCGAAGTTGTGATACTATGATCTCTTGATCAAATGCCGAAATTCGCTATCTTTATTTGCATTATCTTATGTTGAAATTTATGCAGATCAAACTTTCTCTATTTAACTTACCTTTTActctctccgttcacttttacttggtatatatactaaaaataaatttttatttttacttgtcactttacgcatatcaagagaatacaattttttttttcatattacactcacaatatttattactcatttcgaatccctttctcaaatccaataaatatgcatcaattaatattggtatcatggtaaattatgcacttcatttattatttcttaagaggTGTGAAAAATCAAAacatgccaagtaaaagtgaacggagggagtaatatatAGGAAGAAACAATTTGAGGACTGAGGAAAATGTTAATAGCGAAATCTCAAAATCTATTGAAAAGCCCTTTAGAATTGATTACTTTTTATACATACTCCCTCTGGTCCATAATAAATGACTTTTTAACCTTTGTTGTGTCCCTTAAAAAAATACT from Nicotiana tomentosiformis chromosome 11, ASM39032v3, whole genome shotgun sequence encodes:
- the LOC104091122 gene encoding osmotin-like protein translates to MASSSTKTLLSLSLFLTLCALSQATYSGLILTLVNNCPYTIWPAIQPNAGHPVLERGGFALHTLTHRSFAAPTTHWSGRIWARTGCSYAHGKFNCATGDCGGRIECDGLGGATPATLAQFVLHHGHADFSSYGVSLVDGFNIPLTVTPHEGKGQCPVVGCRAEILQTCPAVLQLRSHGGHGPVVGCKSGCEAFKTDELCCRNHFNSPQTCKGSSYSEFFKHACPATFTYAHDSPSLMHECSSPRELKVIFCH